From Xylocopilactobacillus apis, a single genomic window includes:
- a CDS encoding glycoside hydrolase family 31 protein codes for MKSKNLYLEWRNDDRVLQVIPWGEGLRVRETKNKFSENNWALTEDVDVDDFELKYSDDVSYIRNGSVKATVDHFGKIVFYDLNEHLLLEEYWRIRRHSLPNQQDQNDFIDSNMVNQFVSALKVEGRELTPKTGGDYFATVRFESQDNEHIYGMGQYQQSQLDLKYCTLELAQRNSQTTVPFMMSSKGYGFLWNNPAIGRVTFAKNITEWTAIDTNEIDYWICCGQTPKEITEKYVQVTGRPSMMPDYGLGLWQSKMRYQTQEELLEVARSYYNQNIPLSVIVIDFFHWTKQGDFKFDSKYWPDPESMVGELKSMGIELMVSVWPNIDERSENYDEMLEKGYLIRSDKGSRVSMKFQGNSIFFDATNFEARNYVWSKVKNHYYKYGIKIFWLDEAEPEYSPYDFDLYRLKIGRNTSVGNIYPKMLAKGFFENMKNEGQDKVVNLIRSAWAGSQKYGALVWSGDIDSSFRSLRNQYQAGLNMGIAGIPWWTTDIGGFHGGVIDDPKFKECLIRWFEYATFCPVLRMHGDREPHENPLDSSSVASGAANEVWSYGEETLNILRKFITIRENIKPYIKDLYQEAHRYGYPLIRTLYYEFPKDTNSVNVSDEHMFGSDILVAPIFDFGIRKRDVYLPTFSEWINIWTKEEFSGGQVIEVDAPLDRIPIFVKKDAELSRKLNLFTI; via the coding sequence GTGAAATCAAAAAATCTTTATTTAGAGTGGCGTAACGATGATCGAGTTTTACAAGTAATACCTTGGGGAGAGGGATTACGAGTTAGAGAAACAAAAAATAAATTTTCTGAAAATAACTGGGCACTTACAGAAGATGTAGATGTTGATGATTTTGAACTTAAATATAGTGATGATGTAAGTTACATTAGAAATGGATCTGTGAAAGCTACAGTAGATCATTTTGGTAAAATTGTTTTTTACGATCTAAATGAACACCTATTGTTAGAAGAATACTGGCGGATTAGAAGACATTCTTTGCCAAATCAACAAGATCAAAATGATTTTATTGATTCAAATATGGTAAACCAATTTGTCAGCGCGCTAAAAGTTGAGGGACGTGAATTAACTCCGAAAACAGGTGGAGATTATTTCGCCACGGTTAGATTTGAAAGTCAAGATAATGAACATATATATGGAATGGGTCAGTATCAACAAAGTCAATTAGATTTAAAATATTGTACTTTAGAATTGGCCCAAAGAAACTCTCAAACTACGGTTCCTTTTATGATGTCTAGTAAAGGGTACGGGTTTTTATGGAATAATCCAGCTATCGGGAGAGTAACTTTTGCAAAAAATATTACCGAATGGACAGCAATAGATACAAACGAAATAGATTATTGGATTTGTTGTGGTCAGACTCCTAAAGAAATAACTGAGAAGTATGTTCAAGTAACTGGGCGTCCTTCGATGATGCCTGATTATGGATTAGGTTTATGGCAAAGTAAGATGCGATATCAGACTCAGGAAGAATTGTTAGAAGTTGCCCGGAGTTATTACAATCAAAATATTCCTTTATCTGTAATTGTTATTGATTTTTTTCACTGGACTAAACAGGGCGATTTTAAATTTGATTCCAAGTATTGGCCTGATCCAGAATCAATGGTCGGAGAATTAAAATCAATGGGAATTGAATTAATGGTTTCAGTTTGGCCAAATATTGATGAGCGATCCGAAAATTATGATGAAATGTTAGAAAAAGGATATTTAATTCGATCGGATAAAGGGTCAAGGGTTTCGATGAAGTTTCAAGGTAACTCAATTTTTTTTGATGCTACCAATTTCGAAGCAAGGAATTATGTTTGGAGTAAGGTAAAAAATCATTATTACAAATATGGAATCAAAATTTTTTGGCTTGATGAAGCTGAACCTGAATATTCTCCGTATGATTTTGATTTATATCGATTAAAAATTGGTCGTAACACATCTGTTGGAAATATTTATCCTAAAATGTTGGCAAAAGGATTTTTCGAGAACATGAAAAATGAAGGTCAAGATAAAGTCGTTAACTTAATTCGTTCTGCTTGGGCAGGCAGCCAAAAATATGGTGCTTTGGTTTGGAGTGGAGATATTGATTCAAGTTTTCGTTCTTTACGCAATCAATATCAAGCAGGGTTAAACATGGGTATTGCTGGTATTCCTTGGTGGACAACTGATATTGGTGGATTTCATGGGGGTGTGATTGATGATCCAAAGTTTAAAGAGTGTTTAATTCGTTGGTTTGAATATGCAACATTTTGTCCAGTCTTAAGAATGCATGGTGATCGTGAACCGCATGAAAATCCATTGGATTCTTCAAGTGTTGCCAGCGGTGCGGCTAATGAAGTGTGGTCTTATGGGGAAGAAACCTTAAACATTTTACGAAAATTTATTACTATTCGTGAAAATATTAAGCCTTATATTAAAGACCTTTACCAGGAAGCTCACCGTTATGGGTACCCGTTAATTAGAACTCTTTACTATGAATTTCCTAAAGATACCAATTCAGTTAATGTATCTGATGAGCATATGTTTGGAAGCGACATTTTAGTAGCACCAATTTTTGATTTTGGGATTCGCAAACGAGATGTTTATCTTCCGACATTTTCAGAATGGATA
- a CDS encoding LacI family DNA-binding transcriptional regulator yields MVNMKDVAKEAGVSLGTVSNYLNQKKLKPETEKRIKKAIKKLHYVRNNAARDLRKNNSSYVVFVLPTVWTPFFSELTFWIQKDLDQIGYKTILCLSENQYEQEKGFVDMAEEQRVAGIISVSYSNITSHVHSGIPLVSIEKEDTGLFSLISSDNYSGGELAASELKKRGASKYFFVGSDNESLKAMTARKSGFVDFCNRNHLEYLLYKISSTSNEPKFNDQLSNVTKKLIDYSKTCDNLGVFAYTDEVAFKLYLKILDQGIKVPDKIQIIGFDGWKLSKDQSLDLSSIRQPIKDIAKNAVRELDSQIKGKSFDKTPRIMLPVSFYSGKTTREVD; encoded by the coding sequence ATGGTTAATATGAAAGATGTTGCTAAAGAAGCGGGTGTTTCTTTAGGAACAGTTTCTAACTATTTAAATCAAAAAAAATTAAAACCAGAAACCGAAAAAAGAATAAAAAAGGCAATTAAAAAACTCCATTATGTGAGAAATAATGCTGCTCGGGATTTAAGAAAAAATAATTCTAGTTATGTAGTTTTTGTTCTTCCAACTGTATGGACTCCCTTTTTTTCTGAATTAACTTTTTGGATTCAAAAAGATCTTGATCAAATTGGATATAAAACTATACTCTGTTTGTCTGAGAATCAGTACGAACAGGAAAAAGGTTTTGTTGATATGGCAGAAGAGCAGAGAGTTGCAGGTATAATATCTGTTTCATATTCCAATATTACTAGTCATGTTCATTCAGGCATTCCACTTGTTTCAATTGAGAAGGAGGATACGGGACTGTTTTCGCTAATTTCTTCGGATAATTATTCAGGCGGTGAATTAGCTGCATCTGAATTAAAGAAACGTGGAGCATCCAAATATTTCTTTGTGGGTTCTGATAATGAATCATTAAAAGCGATGACCGCACGAAAGTCTGGTTTTGTTGATTTTTGTAATAGAAATCATCTTGAATACTTATTATATAAAATTTCCTCAACTAGTAACGAGCCAAAATTTAACGATCAACTATCTAATGTTACAAAAAAATTAATCGATTATAGTAAAACTTGTGATAATTTGGGAGTATTTGCTTATACGGATGAGGTAGCATTTAAGTTGTATCTAAAGATTTTGGATCAAGGAATTAAAGTTCCAGATAAAATTCAAATTATAGGATTTGATGGTTGGAAGTTATCAAAAGATCAATCATTAGACTTATCATCCATTAGACAACCAATTAAAGATATTGCAAAGAATGCTGTGAGAGAGTTAGATTCTCAAATTAAAGGGAAATCATTTGATAAAACTCCACGGATTATGCTGCCGGTATCTTTTTACTCTGGAAAGACTACTCGAGAAGTCGATTAA